Proteins found in one Geomonas subterranea genomic segment:
- a CDS encoding enoyl-CoA hydratase/isomerase family protein codes for MENQNILCEIAEGVATVTVNRPASLNALNSQVLKELECTLYKLEQDPAVRVVILTGAGEKAFVAGADIKEMADMSSFEGHRFALQGQRVMLFMEKMTKPVIAAVNGYALGGGLELALACDVIYASDNAKLGFPEVTLGIIPGFGGTQNLSRLIGPNRAKELIYSGRMINAQKALAWGVVNEVVAQAELAAKALELAREIAKNGSLGVGYAKNAIVNGLNMTKEDGFRYESSLFGVLFATEDQKEGMGAFVEKRKAQFRGK; via the coding sequence ATGGAAAACCAGAACATCCTTTGCGAGATCGCCGAGGGAGTGGCGACCGTTACGGTGAACCGCCCGGCGAGCCTGAACGCGCTGAACAGCCAGGTGCTCAAAGAGCTGGAGTGTACCCTCTACAAGCTGGAGCAGGACCCCGCCGTGAGAGTCGTCATCCTCACCGGGGCCGGAGAAAAGGCGTTCGTCGCCGGCGCCGACATCAAGGAGATGGCGGACATGAGCTCCTTCGAGGGGCACCGTTTCGCCCTCCAGGGGCAGCGGGTCATGCTTTTCATGGAGAAGATGACTAAACCCGTCATCGCCGCGGTAAATGGATACGCCCTGGGGGGCGGCCTGGAGTTGGCTCTCGCCTGCGACGTCATCTACGCCTCCGACAACGCCAAGCTCGGCTTCCCCGAGGTCACCCTGGGGATCATCCCCGGCTTCGGCGGCACCCAGAACCTCTCCCGCCTCATCGGCCCCAACCGGGCCAAGGAGCTGATCTATAGCGGCCGGATGATCAACGCGCAGAAGGCGCTCGCCTGGGGCGTGGTCAACGAGGTCGTCGCGCAGGCGGAACTTGCGGCGAAGGCCCTGGAGCTGGCGCGGGAGATCGCGAAGAATGGCAGCCTCGGTGTCGGCTACGCCAAGAACGCCATCGTCAACGGCCTCAACATGACCAAGGAGGACGGTTTCCGCTACGAGAGTTCCCTCTTCGGCGTCCTCTTCGCCACCGAGGATCAGAAAGAAGGGATGGGGGCGTTCGTCGAGAAGCGCAAGGCGCAGTTCCGAGGCAAATAG
- a CDS encoding electron transfer flavoprotein subunit alpha/FixB family protein, producing the protein MKALLIGEYRQGKLLDTTYELKAFADRLGADSVMLLVGSEAELPKYDGRLYLADAGAYGEYNPDLHKQLVLQAVEKEKPDCVVFVHSSYGWDLAPRVAVALKAGQVSEIVALNEGAYEVNACNAKLRRTVTPRSGRCVLTIQAGAFSPSGEPQGTPQLERLELSGAPSGIDFVGYEAAEQKGVDLSKAEVIVSAGRGVGKKDNVPVIAALADALGGELGASRPVVDAGWVDHSHQVGTTGQTVSPKLYVACGISGAIQHLAGMKKADFIVAINKDKDAPIGEIADVLVVADVMQFVPAFTARCAR; encoded by the coding sequence ATGAAAGCGTTACTGATAGGGGAATACCGGCAGGGGAAGCTCCTCGACACCACCTACGAACTCAAGGCCTTCGCCGATCGCCTCGGCGCCGACAGCGTCATGCTGCTGGTCGGTAGCGAAGCCGAACTCCCCAAATACGACGGAAGGCTCTACCTGGCCGATGCCGGCGCGTATGGCGAATACAACCCGGACCTGCACAAGCAGCTGGTGCTGCAGGCGGTCGAGAAGGAGAAACCCGACTGCGTCGTCTTTGTCCATTCATCCTACGGCTGGGACCTCGCCCCGCGCGTGGCCGTCGCCCTGAAGGCCGGGCAGGTCTCGGAAATCGTGGCGCTCAACGAGGGGGCGTACGAGGTGAATGCCTGCAACGCGAAGCTGCGCCGGACCGTGACCCCCAGAAGCGGCCGTTGCGTCCTCACCATCCAGGCGGGTGCCTTCAGCCCTTCCGGCGAGCCGCAGGGTACGCCGCAACTGGAACGGTTGGAGCTGTCGGGCGCTCCCTCCGGTATCGACTTCGTGGGTTACGAGGCCGCCGAGCAGAAAGGGGTCGACCTCAGTAAGGCTGAGGTCATCGTCAGCGCCGGCCGCGGCGTGGGCAAGAAGGACAACGTCCCGGTCATCGCCGCCCTGGCCGATGCCCTTGGGGGCGAACTCGGCGCGAGCCGTCCGGTGGTCGACGCCGGCTGGGTCGATCACAGCCACCAGGTGGGGACCACCGGGCAGACGGTGAGCCCCAAGCTCTACGTCGCCTGCGGCATCAGCGGCGCCATTCAGCACCTGGCGGGAATGAAGAAGGCCGACTTCATCGTGGCCATCAACAAGGACAAGGATGCCCCGATCGGGGAGATCGCCGACGTCCTGGTGGTGGCGGACGTGATGCAGTTCGTCCCCGCCTTCACCGCCAGGTGCGCGAGATGA
- a CDS encoding 3-hydroxybutyryl-CoA dehydrogenase: MFKVVGVIGAGQMGSGIAHVFAQHAYQVLLYDISQAQLDKALKSIEQNLERQARKGVIFTTSIEGIMARITATKDLKDFAPCDLVVEAATENENLKFELFKKLDEIVAQDAILASNTSSISITRIAACTRRPDKVIGMHFMNPVPIMALVEVIRGLGTSEETFQAIGALVARLGKEMAVAKDYPGFIVNRVLIPMINEAIFALYEGIATAEDIDKGMKLGTNQPMGPLVLADFIGLDTVLAICNVLHDGFKDPKYRPCPLLVNMVNAGYLGKKSGKGFYDYQG; the protein is encoded by the coding sequence ATGTTCAAGGTAGTAGGCGTCATAGGGGCCGGCCAGATGGGGAGTGGCATCGCCCATGTCTTCGCCCAGCATGCGTACCAGGTTCTGCTCTACGACATCTCCCAGGCTCAATTGGACAAGGCGCTCAAGTCCATCGAACAGAACCTGGAGCGCCAGGCGAGGAAGGGGGTCATCTTCACCACCAGCATCGAGGGGATCATGGCGCGCATCACCGCCACCAAGGATCTCAAGGACTTCGCACCCTGCGACCTGGTGGTAGAGGCGGCGACCGAGAACGAGAACCTCAAGTTCGAGCTCTTCAAAAAGCTGGACGAGATCGTGGCGCAAGACGCCATCCTCGCCTCCAACACCTCCTCCATCTCCATCACCCGCATCGCGGCCTGCACCAGACGGCCGGACAAGGTGATCGGCATGCACTTCATGAACCCGGTGCCGATCATGGCGCTGGTGGAGGTGATCCGGGGCCTGGGCACCAGCGAGGAGACCTTCCAGGCCATCGGCGCCCTGGTCGCGCGGCTCGGCAAGGAGATGGCGGTAGCCAAGGACTATCCCGGCTTCATCGTCAACCGGGTGCTGATCCCGATGATCAACGAGGCAATTTTCGCGCTCTACGAGGGGATCGCCACGGCGGAGGATATCGACAAGGGGATGAAACTCGGCACCAACCAGCCCATGGGACCGCTGGTCCTCGCCGATTTCATCGGCCTCGACACCGTGCTCGCCATCTGCAACGTCCTGCACGACGGTTTCAAGGATCCCAAGTACCGCCCCTGTCCGCTCCTGGTGAACATGGTCAACGCCGGGTATCTCGGCAAGAAGTCGGGCAAGGGGTTCTACGACTATCAGGGCTAG
- a CDS encoding acyl-CoA dehydrogenase: MDFELSQDHKVLRDSVREFVEKEIKPIAMKIDEEHMIPDALVNKMAEMGFLGSYFPEEYEGAGLDMLSYAIVVEEVSKACGSSGVLISAHTSLACGPIYTFGTEAQKKKWLPALNTGKVIGCFLLTEPDAGSDAGAISTTYRREGDEFVINGSKIFITNGGYRGTGVLFATSDKSLKHRGVSAFIIDLNSPGVEILKNEKKLGIRGSYTTAFALDSVRIPAENLLGQEGQGFKIAMDTLNGGRIGIASQALGIAEGAFERALAYSKERKQFDHPICELQAVQFKLADMYTRIETSKLMTYKAACLKDAKKNYTVESAMCKMLASEAATYVTKEAIQIHGGYGFICDYEVERMFRDAKITEIYEGTNEVQRVVISKMLLS, translated from the coding sequence ATGGATTTTGAACTGAGCCAGGACCACAAGGTATTGAGGGATTCGGTGCGCGAGTTCGTGGAGAAGGAGATCAAGCCGATCGCGATGAAGATCGACGAGGAGCACATGATCCCGGACGCGCTGGTCAACAAGATGGCGGAGATGGGCTTCCTGGGGAGCTACTTTCCCGAGGAGTACGAGGGGGCCGGCCTCGACATGCTCTCCTACGCCATCGTGGTCGAGGAAGTCTCCAAGGCGTGCGGCTCCAGCGGCGTGCTCATCTCGGCCCACACCTCGCTGGCCTGCGGCCCGATCTACACCTTCGGCACCGAGGCCCAGAAGAAGAAGTGGCTCCCGGCGCTCAACACAGGCAAGGTGATCGGCTGTTTCCTCCTCACCGAGCCCGATGCCGGCAGCGACGCCGGGGCCATTTCCACCACCTACCGGCGCGAGGGGGACGAGTTCGTCATCAACGGCTCCAAGATCTTCATCACCAACGGCGGTTACCGCGGCACCGGCGTCCTCTTCGCCACCTCCGACAAGAGCCTCAAGCACAGGGGCGTCTCCGCCTTCATCATCGACCTCAACTCCCCCGGGGTCGAAATCCTCAAGAACGAGAAAAAGCTCGGCATCCGCGGCAGCTACACCACCGCCTTCGCGCTGGACAGCGTGCGCATCCCGGCGGAGAACCTCCTGGGGCAGGAAGGGCAGGGGTTCAAGATTGCCATGGACACCTTGAACGGCGGGCGCATCGGCATCGCCTCCCAGGCGCTCGGCATCGCCGAAGGCGCCTTCGAGCGGGCGCTCGCGTACTCCAAGGAGCGCAAGCAGTTCGACCACCCCATCTGCGAGCTGCAGGCGGTCCAGTTCAAGCTGGCGGACATGTACACCCGCATCGAGACCAGCAAGCTGATGACCTACAAGGCCGCCTGCCTCAAGGACGCCAAGAAGAACTACACGGTGGAGTCGGCCATGTGCAAGATGCTCGCTTCCGAGGCAGCCACCTACGTTACCAAGGAGGCGATCCAGATCCACGGCGGCTACGGCTTCATCTGCGACTACGAGGTGGAGCGCATGTTCCGCGACGCCAAGATCACCGAGATTTACGAGGGAACCAACGAGGTGCAGCGGGTGGTCATCTCGAAGATGCTGCTCTCGTAA
- a CDS encoding thiolase family protein, whose product MQDVFVVESLRTPFGSFGGSLSEVEAPVLGGSVIKALLERADLNPAQVDEVIAGQVLAAGVGQAPARQAMRYAGIPDSAHAMTINKVCGSGLKSIMLGAGSIMLGDSEVVIAGGMENMSLAPFVLKKARYGYRMGHGELIDLMIYDGLQDPYSGRHMGDIAEEAAHRHALSRETQDQFAVRSYTRAQEAVRGGIFKDEIVPVLKKGRGGEVTVAEDEEPFKVDFGKLPTLKPVFKKDGTITAANASTINDGAAFSLLAGADAVKRLNLKPRARIVAHATCSLHPERYTEAPVGAIEVACAKAGLKTSDIDLFEINEAFAIVAMIAIKELGLDPEKVNVNGGACAIGHPIGASGGRLTATLVRELHRRQARYGLATLCIGGGEAVAVVFERI is encoded by the coding sequence ATGCAAGACGTCTTCGTTGTGGAATCACTGAGAACCCCATTTGGCTCCTTTGGCGGCTCCCTCTCAGAGGTGGAGGCGCCCGTATTGGGGGGCAGCGTGATAAAGGCGCTCCTGGAGCGAGCCGACCTCAACCCGGCCCAGGTCGACGAAGTCATCGCGGGGCAGGTGCTCGCCGCCGGGGTGGGGCAGGCTCCCGCCCGCCAGGCCATGCGCTACGCGGGCATCCCCGACTCCGCCCACGCGATGACCATCAACAAGGTGTGTGGCAGCGGTTTGAAGTCGATCATGCTCGGCGCAGGCTCCATCATGCTGGGCGATTCCGAAGTGGTCATCGCCGGGGGGATGGAGAACATGTCGCTCGCCCCTTTCGTGCTGAAGAAGGCCCGCTACGGCTACCGCATGGGGCACGGTGAGCTCATCGATCTGATGATCTACGATGGCCTGCAGGATCCTTATTCCGGACGGCACATGGGTGACATTGCCGAGGAAGCCGCTCACCGCCACGCACTCTCCCGCGAGACCCAGGATCAGTTCGCCGTCCGCTCCTACACAAGGGCACAGGAGGCGGTCCGGGGCGGCATCTTCAAGGACGAGATCGTGCCGGTGCTGAAAAAGGGGCGCGGCGGAGAGGTGACGGTGGCCGAGGACGAGGAGCCCTTCAAGGTCGACTTCGGCAAGCTCCCCACCCTGAAGCCGGTCTTCAAAAAGGACGGTACCATCACGGCGGCCAACGCCTCGACCATTAACGACGGCGCGGCGTTTTCCCTGCTGGCCGGCGCCGACGCGGTGAAGCGCCTGAACCTGAAGCCCCGCGCGCGCATCGTCGCCCACGCCACCTGCAGCCTCCACCCCGAGCGCTACACCGAGGCCCCGGTAGGCGCCATCGAGGTTGCCTGTGCCAAGGCCGGGTTGAAGACCTCCGACATCGACCTCTTCGAGATAAACGAGGCCTTCGCCATTGTCGCCATGATCGCCATCAAGGAGCTCGGCCTGGACCCGGAGAAGGTGAACGTGAACGGCGGCGCCTGCGCCATCGGCCATCCCATCGGCGCCAGCGGCGGCAGGTTGACCGCGACGCTCGTGCGCGAGCTGCACCGGCGCCAGGCCCGCTACGGGCTCGCCACCCTTTGCATCGGCGGAGGCGAGGCGGTCGCGGTAGTATTCGAGAGGATCTGA
- a CDS encoding M24 family metallopeptidase — protein MLTRTESEQRIARLQEGLKEKGVDAALFIYPIDIYYFSGTRQNSVLFVPAEGKPRLMVRKSYFRAQGESVIDDTRPFPSSKEFPSLFPPQVKRIGFTFDVAPVQQYQYYARLLPGVEFVDISSLNRELRSVKSKLELERMRESGARLCGVFKEIPGFLKEGMRELDLAAEFEYRLRKAGGEGYVRMRAYNQELFQGLAVSSSASNPGFFDGAVTGRGLSNASPHGASTDTIQANVPVLVDYTGVFNGYIVDMTRMFVVGRLEPELERAFATSLQIQQHLAENLKPGAVCEELFAQAAEIAGSAGLARNFMGAPGENAKFVGHGVGLELDEFPVLAQGFRSPLQEGQTVAIEPKFVLPGLGAVGIENTFAVALDGGVKLTDLADNIVCV, from the coding sequence ATGCTGACCAGGACCGAATCGGAGCAAAGGATAGCCAGGCTGCAGGAAGGGCTGAAGGAGAAAGGGGTGGATGCCGCCCTCTTTATCTATCCTATTGATATCTATTATTTTTCCGGCACGCGCCAGAATTCGGTGCTCTTCGTTCCCGCCGAAGGAAAGCCGCGCCTGATGGTGCGCAAGAGCTACTTCCGCGCCCAAGGGGAGAGCGTCATCGACGATACGCGCCCCTTTCCTTCCAGCAAGGAGTTCCCCTCCCTGTTTCCGCCCCAGGTGAAGCGGATCGGCTTCACCTTCGACGTGGCGCCGGTGCAGCAATACCAGTACTACGCCAGGCTCCTGCCCGGGGTGGAGTTCGTCGACATCTCCTCCCTGAACCGGGAGCTGCGCAGCGTGAAGTCGAAACTGGAACTGGAGCGGATGCGCGAAAGCGGGGCGCGGCTTTGCGGCGTGTTCAAAGAAATCCCCGGTTTCCTGAAGGAGGGGATGCGCGAGCTCGACCTCGCCGCCGAGTTCGAATACCGGCTGAGGAAGGCGGGGGGCGAAGGGTACGTCCGGATGCGCGCCTACAACCAGGAGCTGTTCCAGGGGCTCGCTGTCAGCTCCAGCGCCAGCAATCCCGGTTTCTTCGACGGCGCGGTCACCGGCCGGGGGCTCTCCAACGCCTCTCCCCACGGCGCCTCGACCGACACCATCCAGGCGAACGTGCCGGTGCTGGTGGACTACACCGGGGTCTTCAACGGCTACATCGTCGACATGACCCGCATGTTCGTGGTGGGGAGACTGGAGCCCGAGCTGGAGCGCGCCTTCGCCACCTCGCTGCAGATCCAGCAGCACCTGGCCGAGAACCTGAAGCCCGGCGCGGTGTGCGAGGAGCTTTTCGCCCAGGCCGCCGAGATTGCCGGGAGCGCTGGGCTGGCGCGCAACTTCATGGGCGCGCCCGGCGAGAATGCCAAGTTCGTGGGGCATGGCGTGGGGCTCGAGCTGGACGAGTTCCCGGTTCTGGCACAGGGGTTCAGGTCGCCGCTGCAGGAGGGGCAGACCGTCGCCATCGAGCCCAAGTTCGTTCTTCCCGGTCTCGGCGCGGTCGGAATTGAAAATACGTTTGCCGTGGCCCTGGACGGCGGGGTGAAGCTGACCGATCTGGCGGACAATATCGTCTGTGTGTAA
- a CDS encoding nitroreductase family protein: protein MDVFQAINDRRSIRKYQDTPVEWDKVSQVLDAGRLAPSWKNMQCWRFLVLSAAGKRNALLDAFPDDNPGKKALAQAPVTIVVCADPVQSGVENGIEYYVADTAIAFEHICLAAHGLGLGTCWMGLFDEPTLKESLGIPAGIRVVGVTPLGYPDQEPKARPRKELAEIAYHNDWGKAC, encoded by the coding sequence ATGGATGTGTTCCAAGCGATAAACGACAGAAGAAGCATCAGGAAGTATCAAGACACCCCGGTCGAGTGGGACAAGGTGAGCCAGGTGCTCGATGCTGGGCGGCTGGCACCTTCCTGGAAGAACATGCAGTGCTGGCGCTTCCTGGTCCTGTCCGCCGCCGGTAAGCGGAACGCGCTTTTGGACGCCTTCCCCGATGACAACCCGGGCAAGAAGGCACTGGCACAGGCGCCGGTGACCATCGTGGTCTGTGCCGACCCGGTCCAGTCCGGTGTCGAGAACGGCATCGAGTACTATGTCGCCGACACCGCCATCGCCTTCGAGCACATCTGCCTTGCGGCCCACGGGCTGGGGCTCGGCACCTGCTGGATGGGGCTCTTCGACGAACCGACCCTGAAGGAGTCGCTGGGCATTCCGGCAGGGATACGGGTGGTCGGGGTGACGCCCTTGGGCTACCCGGATCAGGAACCCAAGGCGCGGCCGCGCAAGGAGCTGGCGGAGATCGCCTATCACAACGACTGGGGGAAGGCATGCTGA
- a CDS encoding electron transfer flavoprotein subunit beta/FixA family protein: protein MKILVCIKQVPDMESRFRPNGEKTWYDESDLAFRMNEYDEYAVEQAVQLKEQLGGEPEITVLSIGPERTVEAIKKALAMGGDRAVHIRDDRHYQKDPWQIASMIASYAKGEGFDLIFTGMQSQDRGSAQVGVIVAELLGLSCATTLVGFSYDGGTITVKRELEGGIKGVAKLKLPALVTCQLGLNTPRYPTLPNIMKAKKKEIASLTPAELSGEAELTATAAIYPPAKKGGGLVLEGEIGVQVDRLMGILKEKTAVLR, encoded by the coding sequence ATGAAGATACTGGTATGCATCAAACAGGTGCCGGACATGGAGTCCCGCTTCAGGCCCAACGGCGAAAAGACCTGGTACGACGAGAGCGATCTCGCCTTCCGCATGAACGAATACGACGAGTACGCGGTGGAGCAGGCGGTCCAGCTCAAGGAGCAACTGGGCGGTGAGCCCGAGATCACGGTCCTCTCCATCGGCCCCGAGCGGACGGTGGAGGCGATCAAGAAGGCCCTCGCCATGGGGGGGGACCGCGCCGTCCATATCCGGGACGACAGGCACTACCAGAAAGATCCCTGGCAGATCGCCTCGATGATCGCGAGCTACGCCAAGGGGGAAGGGTTCGACCTGATCTTCACCGGGATGCAGTCCCAGGACCGGGGTTCGGCACAGGTCGGCGTCATCGTGGCGGAGCTTCTCGGCCTCTCCTGCGCCACCACCCTGGTTGGCTTCAGCTATGACGGCGGCACCATCACCGTCAAGAGAGAGCTGGAAGGGGGGATCAAGGGAGTGGCGAAGCTGAAGCTCCCGGCGCTGGTCACCTGCCAGTTGGGGCTCAACACCCCGCGCTACCCGACGCTTCCCAACATCATGAAGGCGAAGAAGAAGGAGATCGCCTCCCTGACGCCGGCCGAACTCTCCGGCGAAGCGGAACTGACCGCCACCGCGGCGATCTACCCTCCCGCCAAGAAAGGGGGCGGCCTCGTACTGGAAGGGGAGATAGGTGTTCAGGTGGACCGGCTGATGGGGATCCTGAAGGAAAAGACCGCGGTGCTCAGATAG
- a CDS encoding heterodisulfide reductase-related iron-sulfur binding cluster: MEATREIYWNVGHGVVLPMYLLTLMAFAACAYGCWKRIEVYRQGRPLNRLDNLRERIALMATNLFGQIRVLRVAGPGIPHALFFWGFVVLFIGTLLVMAQADVSQPLFGVRILTGGFYKAYSLVLDLAGLAALVTLFGLALRRFVARPEGLKITRDDYLMHGLLSAIIVTGFFAEGVRMAATELRQNPDLARFSPIGLMVAGQFAALDLQSLKELHRLWWWCHFLLVTGFIAAIPWTKFRHLITTPANYLFVDLRPKGSIGTIDLEAEGVEHFGVDKVADLTWKDIFDADACTSCKRCQDRCPAFNTEKPLSPMQVVQQIGEAACTAPQADLIETVGRDALWACTTCRSCQEICPAQVEHVNKVIEMRRNLVLMQGEFPGEEVMVAANNVEVNGNPFGMAYAERGKWSDGLPVRHLSEGEEADILYFVGCYASFDKRNQEVAKSFVKICNAAGVSVGILGKEERCCGEPLRKLGNEYLYQMTAQENIEQIKGYGVKKIVTTCPHCLNTLGRDYRDLGLDLEVEHYTVFIDRLIGEGALALAPHQFDYTYHDSCYLGRYQGIMEQPRNVLQVAGGRINEMQRSGLESFCCGAGGGRILAEEKLGSRINVQRVRMAEATGAPLIVSNCPFCLTMFEDGIKTGDCEGKLAVRDLAEVVAERLATPLELGKAGPELSMAAVTALAEVAGRIEPASPEEQRLAAAEGVSA, encoded by the coding sequence ATGGAAGCTACCAGGGAAATCTATTGGAACGTAGGGCACGGCGTGGTGCTCCCGATGTACCTGCTCACCCTCATGGCCTTCGCCGCCTGTGCCTACGGGTGCTGGAAGCGGATCGAGGTCTACCGGCAGGGGAGGCCCCTGAACCGCCTGGACAACCTCCGTGAACGGATCGCGCTGATGGCCACCAACCTGTTCGGCCAGATCAGGGTGCTGCGCGTCGCCGGCCCCGGGATTCCGCATGCGCTGTTCTTCTGGGGCTTCGTCGTCCTCTTCATCGGGACCCTCCTGGTCATGGCCCAGGCCGACGTCTCGCAGCCGCTCTTCGGCGTCAGGATTCTCACCGGCGGCTTCTACAAGGCCTACTCGCTGGTGCTGGACCTCGCTGGCCTGGCCGCGCTGGTCACCCTGTTCGGCCTGGCGCTCAGGCGCTTTGTGGCGCGGCCGGAGGGGCTCAAGATCACCCGCGACGACTACCTGATGCACGGCCTTTTATCCGCCATCATCGTCACCGGTTTCTTCGCCGAAGGGGTGCGCATGGCCGCCACGGAGCTGCGTCAGAACCCGGACCTGGCCCGTTTCTCGCCCATAGGGCTCATGGTTGCAGGCCAGTTCGCCGCGCTCGACCTCCAGTCCCTCAAGGAGCTGCACCGGCTCTGGTGGTGGTGCCATTTTCTGCTGGTCACCGGTTTCATCGCCGCCATCCCCTGGACCAAGTTCCGTCACCTGATCACCACCCCCGCCAACTACCTCTTCGTCGATCTCAGGCCGAAGGGGAGCATCGGCACCATCGACCTCGAAGCCGAAGGGGTGGAGCATTTCGGGGTGGACAAGGTCGCCGACCTCACCTGGAAGGACATCTTCGACGCCGATGCCTGCACCAGCTGCAAGAGGTGCCAGGACCGCTGTCCCGCCTTCAACACGGAGAAACCGCTCTCGCCGATGCAGGTGGTGCAGCAGATAGGGGAGGCCGCGTGCACGGCGCCGCAGGCGGACCTGATCGAGACGGTGGGACGGGACGCCCTCTGGGCCTGCACCACCTGCCGCTCCTGCCAGGAGATCTGCCCGGCACAGGTGGAACACGTCAACAAGGTGATCGAGATGAGACGCAACCTGGTCCTCATGCAGGGGGAGTTCCCCGGCGAGGAGGTCATGGTCGCGGCCAACAACGTCGAGGTGAACGGCAACCCCTTCGGCATGGCCTACGCCGAGCGCGGCAAGTGGTCCGACGGCCTCCCCGTGCGGCACCTCTCCGAGGGGGAGGAGGCGGACATCCTCTACTTCGTGGGGTGCTACGCCTCCTTCGACAAGAGAAACCAGGAGGTCGCCAAAAGCTTCGTGAAGATCTGCAACGCGGCGGGGGTGAGCGTCGGCATCCTGGGCAAGGAGGAGCGCTGCTGCGGCGAGCCGCTGCGCAAGCTGGGCAACGAGTACCTCTACCAGATGACCGCGCAGGAGAACATTGAGCAGATCAAGGGATACGGGGTCAAGAAGATCGTCACCACCTGCCCGCACTGTCTCAACACCCTGGGGCGCGACTACCGCGACCTGGGGCTCGACCTCGAGGTCGAACACTACACCGTCTTCATCGACCGCCTGATCGGGGAAGGGGCGCTCGCCCTCGCTCCGCACCAGTTCGACTACACCTACCACGACTCCTGCTACCTCGGGCGCTACCAGGGAATAATGGAGCAGCCGCGCAACGTGCTGCAAGTCGCCGGGGGCAGGATCAACGAGATGCAGAGGTCCGGGCTGGAGAGCTTCTGCTGCGGCGCCGGCGGCGGCCGGATCCTCGCCGAGGAAAAGCTGGGGAGCCGGATCAACGTGCAGCGGGTCCGGATGGCCGAGGCGACCGGGGCGCCGCTCATCGTCTCCAACTGTCCCTTCTGCCTGACCATGTTCGAGGACGGCATCAAGACCGGCGACTGCGAAGGAAAGCTGGCGGTGCGGGACCTGGCCGAGGTGGTGGCGGAACGGCTGGCGACGCCGCTCGAGTTGGGCAAGGCGGGACCGGAACTGAGCATGGCCGCCGTTACCGCCCTGGCCGAGGTGGCCGGGAGAATCGAGCCGGCGTCACCTGAAGAACAGCGGTTGGCGGCTGCGGAAGGCGTGTCTGCATGA